Below is a genomic region from Rhizobium sp. 9140.
TCCGGCTCGAACGATACCTAGACCATCTGCTGCTCGCGGAATTCCTGCGGACGCTCACCGTCACCGCAAAAGGACGCGCGCCGGTCGTGTTCGAAATGGATCAGGACACCGGCGGTATGCAGCGCATCGCGGTGTGCAAGACGGGCGACGGACGCATCCTGCTCTCAGACCGTATCTTCAACTATCTTATAGATCCCGACGGCTCCGTTCACGGGCGGGTGGCAGTCTCTGCGGTCGAGGTTTCCCCCGACGGTACGACGAAACCCTTCATGACGCCTGAGGTGGAACCTGTCTGCGTCACGAAGCTCGGGACCTTCGACAAGGGTCTGGGGCCGAGAGGCAAGTACGGCTTCCAACCGGAGCGGTGACCCGGCCTCAGGCCGGAGCACCGGGCAATTCCACAGCCTCGATCTTCCGGTCCACGAAGCGCAAGGCCACGTCGCCATTGATCAGCTTCAGCGCGATCTCGCCGAACAGCTCGCGGCGCCAGCCTTTCAGCGCGCCGACATCGGCCTTCTCGCCTTCCGACGCGATCCGCTCGATATCGTCGCTGTTGGCGATGATCTTTGCGGCGACGCCCTGCTTTTCCGCGACGAGCTTCAGGAGAACCTTGAGAAGCTCGATGGCGGCGGCAGCGCCGTCGCTCGTCTGGTTCTGGCGGGGCAGGCGGGGCATGTCGGCCTTGGGCAAAGCAAGCGCTTCGTTGACCGCCTCGATGATGGCGGTGCCGGCGCTGGAGCGTTCCCAGCCCTTCGGCACCGTGCGCAGCCGCGACATGGCCTCGGCGTCCTTCGGCTGCTGCTGGGCGATCTCGTAGAGGGCGTCGTCCTTCAGCACGCGACCGCGCGGCACGTTGCGGGATCTCGCCTCGCGCTCGCGCCAGGCGGCGATGCGCTGGAGAACGGCGAGCTCGATTGGCTTCTTCAGGCGCATCTTCAGCCGTTGCCAGGCATCGTCGGGGTGCATGTCGTAGGTTTCGCGCGATTCGAGAACCGCCATCTCCTCCGTCAGCCACAGCGAGCGACCTTCGCGCTCCAGCTCGGCCTTCAGGTGGTGGTAGACGTCGCGCAGATGGGTGACGTCGGCGAGCGCGTAATCCAGTTGCTTGTCGGTCAGCGGGCGTCGGCTCCAGTCGGTGAAGCGCGAGGACTTGTCGATATGCTCGCCCTTGATCCGGCTGACGAGCTGGTCGTAGGAGACGCTGTCACCGAAGCCGCAGACCATGGCCGCGACCTGGGTATCGAAGATCGGGTGCGGGATGAGCCCGCCGAGATGGAAGATGATTTCGATGTCCTGCCGCGCGGCGTGGAAGACCTTGATGATGTCGGCATTGGCCATCAGCGCGAAGAAGGGGGCGAGGTCGAGGCCCTTGGCGAGCGGATCGACGATGACGGCGATGTCGGGGCCGGCCATCTGGATCAGGCAGAGCTGCGGCCAGAACGTCGTCTCACGCAGAAACTCGGTGTCGATCGTCAGATAAGGCGCGGTGGCCAGCGTGTCGCAGGCTGCCTGCAGCGCCGCAGTCGTATCGATAATATCCATCGGATCTCCGGGATGTGGAGGCGGGTTTTCTCTCTCTTCTCTTTTGATGCGGGGATGTCAACCAACCGACATGAAAAAGCCGTGATTCGGCGTGGCGGCAGAGGTCTATCAGGCTATCCTGAGATAGGAGGACATACCCGTCTTCTGGTGCTCGATGATGTGGCAGTGGAGCATCCAGTCGCCGGGATTGTCGGCGACGAGGGCAAGCTCCGCCTGCTCGTCCGGCTGCAACAGGATCGTGTCCGTCGGCGGCGGCAGCACGGAGCGCTTGTTGGAGGAGATGACGTGAAACGTCAGCCCGTGCAGGTGGATCGGGTGGGCGTGCGGCGTGCGGTTCGCGATCTGGAAGACGTAGCTCCGGCCGAGTTTCAGTTCCGCCAGCGGCGCGACCGGGTCCGGTGTATCCCCGGGCCACGGCACCTTGTTGATCGCCCAGAATGTATAGCCGAGCGAGCCGCAAATACTCTCGACGGCCTTGTGCTCGGCCGTCGCCGTGAAATCGAGCGGGATGCGCTCGGCACCGGCGATGTCGGGCTGTGAAATTGGGTTGGACGCCAGCGCTTTTGCATCCGCCAGATCGCGCCTGAGCGAGGACCCGCGGGCGACCAGCGTCGCGATGGTCCAGGGCTGGGAGCCGCGCAGGTTACGAAGCGTCACGCTCTGCCCCTCGCCATCCGGCATCCGCACCACGATATCGGCCCGCTGGCCGGGACCAAGATCGAGCGTATCCAGCGCCACGGGCATTGCGAGCGCATTCGAATCGAGGGCCAGAACGGCGGCGG
It encodes:
- the rnd gene encoding ribonuclease D, giving the protein MIDTTAALQAACDTLATAPYLTIDTEFLRETTFWPQLCLIQMAGPDIAVIVDPLAKGLDLAPFFALMANADIIKVFHAARQDIEIIFHLGGLIPHPIFDTQVAAMVCGFGDSVSYDQLVSRIKGEHIDKSSRFTDWSRRPLTDKQLDYALADVTHLRDVYHHLKAELEREGRSLWLTEEMAVLESRETYDMHPDDAWQRLKMRLKKPIELAVLQRIAAWREREARSRNVPRGRVLKDDALYEIAQQQPKDAEAMSRLRTVPKGWERSSAGTAIIEAVNEALALPKADMPRLPRQNQTSDGAAAAIELLKVLLKLVAEKQGVAAKIIANSDDIERIASEGEKADVGALKGWRRELFGEIALKLINGDVALRFVDRKIEAVELPGAPA